From a single Silene latifolia isolate original U9 population chromosome 6, ASM4854445v1, whole genome shotgun sequence genomic region:
- the LOC141585990 gene encoding protein NRT1/ PTR FAMILY 7.3-like, protein MVTKKLANESTIVGSASQPQDDDNGSGRSATGKWNTYTKDGSLDRHGRPATKGRTGGWKSGMLLLGNEVLATLAFVGVEVNLVLFSKSVLRQTNAEAANTFSMWMGAVYLCSLIGAFLSDSYLGRYLTCLIFQALLTIGLVACSLITQRFLLNPVGCGTIEQQCDPHSQFEVSIFFLSIYLVALGNGAAEPALATFGADQFDEEDPEECQAKTSFFSYFYVALNLGSLIGETILVYIETMGDWVLGFWISTGCGVAAVILLFSGTLRYRHFKPGGNPISRFFQVIVASFRKLSHEVPQRGEGLYEIQGKDEEKNGARRLLHSDGLKFLDRAAIITPADAPFLPEKTTTTNPWHLCTVTQVEEVKCILRLLPIWLCTILSSVIFIQMLSLFIEQGAAMNTSIGAFHFPPASMTAFDIISTSLFIIFYDKLILPIYVKITKTKPKPPSELQRIGIGLGIAVLAMIIAGLVEILRRKYAIISGFDISPLSIFWQTPQYVLVGVAEAFVYVAQWEFFSSQTPDGLKSIGLGLPMSSTAMGSYLCSAILSVVMHFTTKNGQPGWVPPNLNEGHLERFFFLSAGLTTLNLGFYIFCARRYKCISLEKRDSDREMEVLP, encoded by the exons ATGGTGACAAAAAAGCTTGCTAATGAATCTACTATTGTTGGCAGTGCATCCCAGCCCCAG GATGATGATAATGGTAGCGGTCGAAGTGCCACGGGTAAGTGGAACACTTACACCAAGGACGGATCTCTCGACCGCCATGGAAGACCGGCGACCAAAGGACGGACCGGCGGTTGGAAATCCGGCATGTTACTCCTAG GGAACGAAGTATTGGCGACACTCGCCTTCGTCGGAGTGGAAGTAAACCTAGTGTTGTTCTCGAAATCCGTGTTGAGGCAAACCAATGCAGAGGCAGCAAACACTTTCAGTATGTGGATGGGAGCTGTGTATCTATGCTCTTTGATAGGAGCCTTTCTTAGTGATTCCTACTTAGGAAGATATCTCACTTGCTTAATCTTTCAAGCTCTCCTTACCATT GGTCTAGTGGCATGTTCTTTAATAACACAAAGGTTCCTACTAAACCCAGTTGGTTGTGGAACAATAGAGCAACAATGTGATCCTCACTCGCAATTCGAGGTGTCGATATTCTTTCTATCGATATATCTTGTTGCCCTAGGCAACGGAGCTGCAGAACCTGCACTCGCTACCTTTGGAGCAGACCAATTCGACGAGGAAGATCCTGAAGAATgccaagcaaagacatcattttTCAGTTACTTTTATGTGGCCTTAAATTTGGGTTCCTTAATCGGGGAGACGATTTTGGTTTACATCGAAACAATGGGAGATTGGGTACTCGGGTTTTGGATATCTACCGGTTGTGGTGTCGCAGCTGTGATTTTGCTGTTTAGTGGGACGCTAAGGTACCGACATTTTAAGCCTGGTGGCAATCCCATTTCGAGATTTTTTCAGGTGATTGTCGCTTCGTTCAGGAAATTAAGTCACGAGGTTCCGCAACGTGGTGAAGGGTTGTATGAAATTCAAGGAAAGGATGAGGAGAAGAATGGTGCTAGGAGGCTGTTGCATTCTGATGGTTTGAA ATTTTTGGACCGAGCAGCGATCATCACGCCAGCAGACGCGCCTTTCTTACCGGagaaaacaacaacgacaaaccCTTGGCATCTATGCACTGTAACTCAAGTTGAAGAAGTAAAATGCATCTTAAGGCTTCTACCAATTTGGCTATGCACGATTCTATCCTCGGTCATCTTCATCCAAATGCTTTCTCTTTTTATCGAGCAAGGCGCTGCAATGAACACATCAATCGGAGCATTCCACTTTCCCCCGGCCAGCATGACCGCCTTTGATATTATAAGCACCTCGCTTTTCATCATCTTCTATGACAAGCTCATTCTCCCAATTTATGTTAAAATCACGAAAACTAAGCCTAAGCCTCCTAGTGAGCTACAACGGATAGGAATCGGCTTAGGGATCGCTGTATTAGCGATGATTATAGCCGGGTTAGTGGAAATACTAAGAAGAAAATACGCGATAATTAGTGGGTTTGATATTAGTCCTTTGAGCATCTTTTGGCAAACTCCGCAATATGTTCTGGTTGGGGTGGCGGAAGCTTTTGTCTATGTTGCTCAATGGGAATTCTTCTCGTCTCAAACGCCAGACGGGTTGAAGAGTATCGGGCTTGGGTTACCTATGTCCTCGACTGCAATGGGAAGTTACTTATGTAGCGCGATTTTGAGTGTTGTGATGCATTTTACGACAAAGAATGGGCAACCGGGTTGGGTTCCTCCGAACTTGAATGAAGGGCATTTGGAGCGGTTTTTCTTCCTCTCCGCGGGTTTAACTACCCTTAATCTAGGGTTCTACATTTTCTGCGCGAGGAGGTATAAGTGTATCTCGTTGGAGAAACGAGATTCGGATAGAGAAATGGAAGTTTTGCCGTAA
- the LOC141585993 gene encoding putative tRNA N6-adenosine threonylcarbamoyltransferase, mitochondrial isoform X1: MAGMAGTLSTTLSRFKFLIPHPSFRRNLTTFSNFHQLYKHKNPSFRLIWATNCTQLNHFSSEIPTTQFNSHKTQFAKVDNQDDLVILGIETSCDDTCAAVVRGNGEILSQVVSSQADLLALYGGVAPKMAEEAHSRAIDQVTQSALDQANVAANDLSAVAVTIGPGLSLCLRVGVRKAREIASNFQLPIVGVHHMEAHTLVARLSDKDLQFPFMALLISGGHNLIILARDLGHYIQLGTTIDDAIGEAYDKTAKWLGLDLRKSGGPAIEELAKEGDPKSIRLKVPMQQYKDCNFSYAGLKTQVRLAIGSKDIDAGIPISAASAEDRKSRADVAASFQRVAVLHLEERCERAIEWALKIEPSIKYFVVSGGVASNQFVRARLGHAVTSKGLELVCPPPSLCTDNGVMVAWTGIEHFRVGRFDPPPPVHEAKNTLYDIRARWPLGEEYAEGRSEARSMKTARVYPSLTSLIQGSSQPSL; encoded by the exons ATGGCGGGTATGGCGGGAACACTTTCTACCACACTATCTCGTTTCAAATTTCTAATCCCTCATCCTTCTTTTCGCCGAAATTTAACAACTTTCTCTAATTTTCACCAATTATATAAACACAAAAACCCCTCTTTTCGTCTAATTTGGGCCACGAATTGCACCCAACTGAATCATTTTTCTTCAGAAATTCCAACTACCCAATTCAATTCACACAAAACCCAGTTCGCAAAAGTGGATAATCAAGATGATTTGGTTATTTTGGGAATTGAAACAAGTTGTGATGATACTTGTGCTGCTGTA GTGAGAGGGAATGGTGAAATTCTCAGCCAAGTTGTGTCATCTCAG GCAGATCTGCTTGCCCTGTATGGAGGAGTTGCTCCCAAGATGGCCGAAGAAGCTCATTCAAGAGCCATCGACCAG GTAACCCAATCAGCCCTTGATCAAGCAAATGTAGCTGCAAATGATTTATCGGCTGTTGCAGTTACCATTGGCCCTGGATTAAGTCTTTGCTTACGTG TTGGTGTCCGAAAAGCTCGAGAAATCGCCAGTAACTTTCAACTGCCTATAGTTGGTGTACATCACATGGAAGCTCATACTTTGGTTGCAAG GTTGTCTGATAAAGATTTGCAGTTTCCTTTCATGGCATTGCTAATTTCAG GAGGGCACAATCTTATAATTCTCGCGCGTGACCTTGGACATTACATACAACTCGGAACGACGATAGATGATGCAATTGGTGAAGCATACGACAAGACAGCAAAATGGCTTGGCCTAGATTTGAGAAAAAGTGGGGGTCCAGCTATAGAGGAACTTGCTAAAGAGGGTGATCCTAAGTCTATAAGACTCAAA GTTCCGATGCAACAGTACAAGGATTGTAACTTCTCCTATGCTGGTCTGAAGACTCAAGTGAGGTTGGCAATTGGATCCAAAGACAT TGATGCAGGAATTCCAATTTCTGCTGCCAGTGCCGAAGACAGAAAGTCCAGGGCTGATGTTGCCGCGTCTTTCCAG CGAGTTGCAGTGCTGCATCTTGAGGAAAGATGTGAACGCGCCATTGAATGGGCATTGAAGATTGAACCATCAATTAAATATTTC GTTGTCTCTGGGGGTGTTGCATCAAACCAATTTGTGAGAGCGAGACTCGGTCATGCGGTTACGAGCAAAGGTTTAGAACTTGTTTGTCCACCACCTAGCCTTTGTACCGACAATG GTGTGATGGTTGCTTGGACTGGTATAGAACACTTTCGAGTGGGAAGATTTGATCCACCGCCTCCCGTTCATGAAGCAAAGAATACTTTG TATGATATCAGAGCACGATGGCCTCTTGGGGAGGAGTATGCTGAAGGGAGAAGTGAGGCTCGCTCCATGAAGACGGCCAGAGTTTATCCTTCTCTTACGTCTCTCATTCAAGGCTCATCTCAACCATCTTTGTAG
- the LOC141585993 gene encoding putative tRNA N6-adenosine threonylcarbamoyltransferase, mitochondrial isoform X2 yields MAEEAHSRAIDQVTQSALDQANVAANDLSAVAVTIGPGLSLCLRVGVRKAREIASNFQLPIVGVHHMEAHTLVARLSDKDLQFPFMALLISGGHNLIILARDLGHYIQLGTTIDDAIGEAYDKTAKWLGLDLRKSGGPAIEELAKEGDPKSIRLKVPMQQYKDCNFSYAGLKTQVRLAIGSKDIDAGIPISAASAEDRKSRADVAASFQRVAVLHLEERCERAIEWALKIEPSIKYFVVSGGVASNQFVRARLGHAVTSKGLELVCPPPSLCTDNGVMVAWTGIEHFRVGRFDPPPPVHEAKNTLYDIRARWPLGEEYAEGRSEARSMKTARVYPSLTSLIQGSSQPSL; encoded by the exons ATGGCCGAAGAAGCTCATTCAAGAGCCATCGACCAG GTAACCCAATCAGCCCTTGATCAAGCAAATGTAGCTGCAAATGATTTATCGGCTGTTGCAGTTACCATTGGCCCTGGATTAAGTCTTTGCTTACGTG TTGGTGTCCGAAAAGCTCGAGAAATCGCCAGTAACTTTCAACTGCCTATAGTTGGTGTACATCACATGGAAGCTCATACTTTGGTTGCAAG GTTGTCTGATAAAGATTTGCAGTTTCCTTTCATGGCATTGCTAATTTCAG GAGGGCACAATCTTATAATTCTCGCGCGTGACCTTGGACATTACATACAACTCGGAACGACGATAGATGATGCAATTGGTGAAGCATACGACAAGACAGCAAAATGGCTTGGCCTAGATTTGAGAAAAAGTGGGGGTCCAGCTATAGAGGAACTTGCTAAAGAGGGTGATCCTAAGTCTATAAGACTCAAA GTTCCGATGCAACAGTACAAGGATTGTAACTTCTCCTATGCTGGTCTGAAGACTCAAGTGAGGTTGGCAATTGGATCCAAAGACAT TGATGCAGGAATTCCAATTTCTGCTGCCAGTGCCGAAGACAGAAAGTCCAGGGCTGATGTTGCCGCGTCTTTCCAG CGAGTTGCAGTGCTGCATCTTGAGGAAAGATGTGAACGCGCCATTGAATGGGCATTGAAGATTGAACCATCAATTAAATATTTC GTTGTCTCTGGGGGTGTTGCATCAAACCAATTTGTGAGAGCGAGACTCGGTCATGCGGTTACGAGCAAAGGTTTAGAACTTGTTTGTCCACCACCTAGCCTTTGTACCGACAATG GTGTGATGGTTGCTTGGACTGGTATAGAACACTTTCGAGTGGGAAGATTTGATCCACCGCCTCCCGTTCATGAAGCAAAGAATACTTTG TATGATATCAGAGCACGATGGCCTCTTGGGGAGGAGTATGCTGAAGGGAGAAGTGAGGCTCGCTCCATGAAGACGGCCAGAGTTTATCCTTCTCTTACGTCTCTCATTCAAGGCTCATCTCAACCATCTTTGTAG
- the LOC141585992 gene encoding transketolase, chloroplastic-like, protein MATSLSLSKTLSTHRPTPTPTSSLRHANHHTTTVSLSSTSSSLLNPSLTLKSTRATLPPRATTRATVISAAVAAEADVISVVDKSVNTIRFLAIDAVEKANSGHPGLPMGCAPMGHILYDEVMRFNPKNPYWFNRDRFVLSAGHGCMLQYALLHLAGYDSVTVEDLKNFRQWESRTPGHPENFETPGVEVTTGPLGQGIANAVGLALAEKHLAARFNKPDAEIVDHYTYCIMGDGCQMEGVSQEACSLAGHWGLGKLIAFYDDNHISIDGNTEIAFTENVDKRFEALGWHVIWVKNGNNGYDEIRAAIKEAKSVTDKPTLIKVTTTIGFGSPNKANSYSVHGSALGAKEVEATRGNLGWAHEPFHVPEEVKKHWSRHIPEGAALEAEWNKKFAAYEKKYTDDASELKSIITGELPSGWEKALPTYTPESPADATRNLSQTCLNALAQVIPGFLGGSADLASSNMTLLKMFGNFQKDTPEERNLRFGVREHGMGSICNGIAMHSPGFIPYCATFFVFTDYMRASIRMAALSEAGVIFVMTHDSIGLGEDGPTHQPIEHLASLRAMPNVFMLRPADGTETAGAYKVAVQHRNTPSVLALSRQKLPQLPGTSIEGVEKGGYAISDNSTDNKPDIILIGTGSELEIAAKAADDLRQEGKTVRVVSLVSWELFEAQSDSYKESVLPADVTARVSIEAGSTFGWLKYVGGKGKAIGIDRFGASAPAGKIYKEFGITKEAVIAAAKSMC, encoded by the exons ATGGCGacctcactttctctctctaaaaccctctcCACCCACCGCCCAACCCCCACCCCAACCTCCTCTCTCCGCCATGCaaaccaccacaccaccaccgtATCTCTCTCCTCCACGTCATCATCCCTCCTAAACCCCTCCCTAACCCTCAAATCCACACGCGCTACCCTACCCCCACGCGCAACCACTCGCGCCACCGTGATCTCTGCCGCTGTCGCCGCCGAAGCTGACGTCATCTCGGTCGTCGATAAGTCGGTCAACACGATTAGATTCTTAGCGATCGACGCAGTTGAAAAGGCGAATTCGGGTCATCCGGGTTTGCCCATGGGTTGTGCGCCCATGGGTCACATTTTATATGATGAGGTTATGCGGTTCAACCCGAAGAATCCGTATTGGTTTAACCGAGACCGGTTCGTTTTGTCAGCCGGTCATGGGTGTATGCTTCAGTATGCTCTTCTTCATCTTGCTGGTTATGATAGTGTCACG GTAGAAGATTTGAAGAATTTCCGTCAGTGGGAAAGCAGGACCCCGGGTCATCCTGAGAACTTCGAGACTCCTGGAGTTGAAGTCACCACTG GTCCACTAGGTCAGGGTATTGCCAATGCTGTTGGTCTGGCTCTTGCTGAGAAGCACTTGGCTGCTCGGTTTAACAAGCCTGACGCGGAAATTGTTGATCACTACAC GTATTGTATAATGGGAGATGGATGTCAAATGGAAGGTGTTTCTCAGGAAGCGTGCTCTCTTGCAGGGCACTGGGGCCTTGGCAAGCTTATTGCATTTTATGATGACAACCATATTTCTATTGATGGAAACACAGAGATTGCATTTACTGAGAATGTTGACAAGCGTTTTGAAGCTCTTGGATGGCATGTAATTTGGGTCAAGAATGGCAATAATGGCTATGATGAGATTCGTGCTGCAATTAAAGAAGCTAAATCTGTCACTGACAAGCCAACTTTGATCAAG GTGACTACAACTATTGGTTTTGGTTCTCCAAATAAGGCTAACTCATATAGCGTACACGGTAGTGCCTTGGGAGCTAAGGAAGTGGAAGCAACAAGGGGTAATCTTGGGTGGGCACATGAGCCTTTCCACGTGCCTGAGGAAGTGAAGAA GCATTGGAGCCGTCACATCCCGGAAGGAGCAGCTCTTGAAGCTGAATGGAACAAAAAGTTTGCTGCGTATGAAAAGAAGTACACTGATGACGCTTCAGAGCTTAAGTCTATCATCACTGGTGAATTACCATCTGGTTGGGAGAAAGCACTTCCG ACATATACCCCTGAGAGCCCTGCCGATGCCACCAGGAATTTGTCTCAAACATGCCTGAATGCACTTGCACAAGTTATTCCAGGTTTTCTCGGTGGAAGTGCTGACCTTGCTTCCTCTAACATGACATTGCTGAAAATGTTCGGGAATTTCCAAAAAGATACACCCGAGGAGAGGAACTTGCGATTTGGCGTTCGGGAGCATGGAATGGGGTCCATCTGCAATGGAATCGCTATGCACAGCCCTGGATTCATCCCTTACTGTGCAACTTTCTTTGTCTTCACAGACTACATGAGGGCTTCCATAAGGATGGCCGCCTTGTCAGAGGCCGGAGTTATCTTCGTCATGACTCATGACTCAATTGGGCTCGGAGAAGATGGGCCAACCCATCAGCCCATCGAGCATTTGGCTAGTTTAAGGGCAATGCCAAATGTTTTCATGCTTCGTCCTGCAGATGGTACAGAGACAGCTGGTGCTTACAAGGTTGCAGTTCAGCATCGGAATACACCTTCAGTCCTCGCTCTATCTCGTCAAAAGCTTCCACAACTTCCCGGAACATCCATCGAGGGGGTTGAAAAGGGAGGATACGCAATATCCGACAATTCAACTGACAACAAACCTGATATTATTCTGATTGGAACAGGCTCGGAATTAGAGATTGCTGCCAAAGCCGCTGATGATCTTAGACAGGAAGGAAAGACTGTTAGAGTTGTCTCTTTGGTTTCATGGGAGCTCTTTGAAGCTCAATCCGACTCATATAAAGAGAGTGTTTTGCCAGCAGATGTGACAGCTCGAGTTAGCATTGAAGCCGGGTCAACATTTGGATGGTTAAAGTATGTAGGTGGGAAAGGCAAGGCCATCGGGATTGACCGATTTGGTGCCAGTGCCCCAGCCGGAAAGATATACAAGGAGTTTGGGATCACGAAAGAGGCCGTTATTGCAGCCGCTAAATCAATGTGTTAA